In Columba livia isolate bColLiv1 breed racing homer chromosome 28, bColLiv1.pat.W.v2, whole genome shotgun sequence, the genomic stretch ACACGTGCGATGAGCTGAGCCGGCCCCAAACCCACTGGGGGGGGcagggacggggacagggacgggcTCCTCCTGAACTGCGTGTGCCGAGCTCCCAGTGGCTCCCAGCAACTCCCAGTCCCCAATAAACCATCGTTCaatgagaggaggaggagggaggtgtGTGTGAGGCCGAAGCAAGCGCGGCCAGGGTGGGAACCAGTGCCCAGAATAAACAGTAATAATGATAATactaatattaataataataaccacCCAGCTCCCAGAGCAGGCGAAGAGCTGGGGACCAGCCCACACCAGTGGTACCAGCACCGAGAAGGATTCAGGAAACTGGAAGCTGTGAAATAATCGAGACCCTGTTGGAAACAACCCCAAAAAGGGGAACGCCGCTGACTTACTGGGGCTTTTTACCCACCCTGCGTCCTCCCCGGCATGCTCCATCAGGTTAATCCGCGCCTAAGGAGTGTCCAGCTTTGTTAGGCTGGGCTGGAGCACTGAGCGCAGCTCCTTGGGCCCATCGAGCGGTGACTCATGTGCCTCAATGTCACCGCCAAAGCCGCGCGTGGAGCAGCCGGGAGCTCCGATGAGCGTCACCGGAGACGCACCGCGCGGTGCCAGCAGCTCCTTCCTTCGGGCCGGCCCTGGAACCGGGGAGACGGGGTACAAACCAGGGGTGACGCAATTAAAGAAAACCGGTGTGGGATAAGAACAGCTTTACGGTTCCTGTCCCGACTGTTCTACGGGAGGGAGAAGCCCCAGcatctgtggttttgttctgctgttAAACCTGACGTTGGTCTCTGCCACGCTGAGGTTTTTGGAAGCCGGACCAGCCTTGCTGTGAAATTAAATCTGAAGCCACGGGGCAATCGGCACCAAATTCCCGGTTATGACTGTGCCGGGGCCGATTTTCCATTGgaactgtttggttttggcagggacatggggagcaGGTTTTGCTGCCAAACTACCGGTCCAAAGGCCCTGCCCGTCTCCTCGCGCGCCCTGGGACGAGCGCCCAAGGATACGATGAAGTTTAAGGCTCGATCGTTCATTTTCGCCACCGCAGGTGCGCCGGATTCCACAGAGCCAGGACGGCCTGGAGGAAGCAGAGAGCGGGGGCATCGACCCTAACGCAGCGTCTCACCAAAACCAGAGCCGGGGATCCGTGTCAGCAAAGAGCTCTCGGGTGCCAACGAGCATCACGAGCTGCGAGCGCGGGGAGAGGGTCAGCGCCGGCTTCACAGGGACAGCCCCCCCGCGCTTAAAAGGCTTTATTTGTAAAAGGGAGAGCCCTGCTTTACAGAGGAATAAAAACCACCGGTAACGGGACCTTGGAAAACCTTCCAGGCTGAGACTGaatgggggaggagggggagagtcATGAGAAGGAATGTTATAAAAAGAGAAGGGGGgaaaggtggggagggggaaacgCAGAGTTGGGGGTGACAGGGATGGACCCACCGGCCCCCGGTGGGTGTGGGGATGATGGTCTGAGGGGACAGGAAAGTTTGGGGACAGCGACAGGGAGGGGGCTCTGCTGGCCCCACGTCTAGGGGAGGGGGCCCCGCAAGGGGCCGCGGGGCGGCACCCCGGGGGGTCTCTGCGCGGGCCGGGGGGGCAGCGGGACGCGCTGGTAGCCGTAGggtgggggccgggggggcccgTTGTAGCCGTGCGGGGGCATCAGCGGAGGGGGGCCGCGCATCCCGTGGTGCGGCATGGGGCCCGGGTGACCTGGGGACAGAGCCACACGTTAACGGCCCCGCGGGGCCACACAAacagcccctcctgccccaaaaCCCGCCCACCGTGCCAGCTCGGCTTGGAGGTGTCCCTGATCTGTTGGGGACGTCCCTGATCTGTTGAAcgtgtccctgcccatgacTGGACGCTGTTTGAAGGTCCCACCCAACCCAAACCCGTCCACGATCACAGAAATCACCATTTTGGttgaaaagcccctcaagatcatcgattCCAACCATTCCCCCCACCCCGTCAccaccccatgtcctgagaacctcatctccgtctttaaaccctccagggatggtgaccccaGCACTCCAGCCTCTTCCAACGCCCAACAACCCTTTTGTGGGAATGAATTGTTCCCCAAATCCAACCcaacccccccaggtccctcggCAGCACCCACTCACCCATGGGCGACCCGAAATGGGGTCCTCGGGGCGGCATCCCCATGGGCGGGGGTCCGGGGTGCGGCATTccgggcggggggcgcgggggcggcTGTCCCGCGGAGCCGGGTGGTCCTGGGTGGTGCTGGCCCATCCCCGGCGGGCCGTGGTGCACCTGCATGGGCGGCATTCCTGCGGGAAAGCCGGCTCGTCAACCGCGGCGCCCGCGTCCAGGTGTCGGTACGGGAAGAGGGGCTGCTAAGGGGCTTCTGCTCCCAAAAAGGGCTTGAAAAGGGAGGAAACGCAGCGCTCGCCGCCAAGAGGGAACGGGGAATGCTGCGGGGATGGAAGCGTGTGGGGACAATGTGACAGCAAATGGGGTGCAGATCGGGGACAGAAATCCCCATCCTGGGACACAAATGATCAACCTGGGACACAAATGATCAACCTGGGACACAAATCCTCACCCTGGGACACAAATCATCACCCTGGGACACAAATCCCCATCCTGGGACACAAATGATCAACCTGGGACACAAATCCCCATCCTGGGACAGAAAAACTCACCCTGGGAAACTGTGGCCAAGCTCCTGAGCCCCGACTCCCCATGCCCCTCCCAATCGACCTTTTTCCCAATATTCCCTTATTTACCCCCCTTTTAAAATCCCAAGGCAGGTTCTCTCCGCACGGGAACCCGGAGGGCGCGGAGCTTTCCCTTCCCGTGTGTAATTAGCTGCTTTAAAGCTCCTACAATCCAGCCGGTAATCGGGGACAAGCAGCTGCCATCTGGCCACTGGCGATCACACAAAGCTGCCTAATCGCGGGGGCCAGGGGCACTTTAGACCGGGCAGGATGAAACACCAATGAAATGAAATTGCTCATTTAGCTCCACTTTGGCGCTGGAAAGCGGAGCGGCGCGTGGAGGCTGCTCGTCCCGGTGCCACGGGGCTGAACACGGGAGGAAATCAGCGAAACGCTTCGTTCTCGTGTCTGGAATCAGCTCCCGCGCACAGACGCTCCGCGCTGAACGCAGGAAAGCCGGACAGCGGCGCTGCTGCCGCGGCGCCCTCGCCGCTTCGGTCACTGAATATCGATCCTTATCAAACTTATTTAGCAAAGAGCTCCCTTCGAATAAACTTCTTTGGGCTGCAAGCTGCGAGGGTTTGAGCTTTTCCGCCCCCCAAGGCAAGCAGAGCCCTGGGGTTTGTCCGAGCAAGAAGGCAAAGGAGATTGTGCTGGTGGACGGGAGCTGCGAGCCgggggccggcggggcgggaAGGGGCGGCTAGCGGTGGAAATCCAGAATGTTCTGGTTGCTGCCCGGGACGGCCCTTCTCGCAGGGGCGGAACAGCGGCTGAAGGGCAGGGCCTGACGGGTCTGCTCCGGGCAGGGCAAACGAGGCCCCGCGGAGACGAGAACCGGCGCGTCGGACGAAGGTCAAGGGATTTAGCGATGAACCGGGGGGACCCCACGCCCAAACTGTCCCGGTTTGCCTGAATTCACGCAGGAGGGTGGGAACTTTAGACTGGAGGGGACAACTGCTCAGGGTTCTTTGCTCGGGGGTCCCTCTTCAACTCGAAACAAGCTGGGAATGGTCTAAAAGAGGGGAAGGGCGGGGAAAACGCGGAGCGCCCTTACCTGGGTGGTGCATGCCGCCCGGGGGGAAGGCGTGCGGGTGCGGGGGGTGGGCCCCGGCGGGCGCAGCGCCCGTGGGGGGGCCGGGGGCGCCGGCCCCGGGCGGCATGGGCGGGGGGGGCATGGCGGGCGGCAGGCCGGGGGGCAGCGCCCCGGGGGGCGGCACCGGCGGGGGGAACGAGCCGGGCGGGGGGAGACCTGCGAGAGACCAGAGAGCGCGTGAGGGGGAACGCCAGTCACGAACCAACGCCAACAGCACGCAAAGGAGGGGAGGGCGGGGAAGAGAAAcgagagaggagaaaaggagtgAAAACGGGGGAAAGGGGAAACGGGGAAAGGGGGAAACAGGGGAAATGAGGGGGCAAGAGGGGAACGGGGTAAAGGGGAGAATGGGGGGGAAtgaggggaaaggggaaacagGAGAAATGAGGGGGCAAGAGGGGAACAGGGTAAAGGGGAAACAGGGGGGAAAtgaggggaaaggggaaatgaGGGGGCAAGAGGGGAAcaggggaaaaggggagaatGGGGGGAAAtgaggggaaaggggaaatagGGGAAATGAGGGGGCAAGAGGGGAATGGGGGAAAGGGGAgaatggggggaaaagggggaaataaaataaagaaaaatgaaaaagaaagaagaaaacaaatactaaTTAATTCATATTATAATAAGCTTATGATAAGCAAAGTTAATCTAAAGGATCCCCAGAGTCTCGAGATATGTATTACAGAACCTCAATTAATCGTGCACGTTCCAGGATGTTCGAACGGCAAGGACAGCTCTCCAAATCACCCTATTTTTGCTTAAGGAGAGGACTGAGCCCAGACTATTCACACAGTCGGTAATTACTGACGTGATTTACACATCCTTAGGTTGGTAATTGCTGATGGGGTTCGTTATGTTAAGGGGTAACCACTCCAGCGCCCAAGCGCAGCCGCCACGGGGACATGTACCCACCTGGAGGGGTGACACCGGGTCCCAGCGTGGTGACAACGGGCGTGGGGACCGAGGGGGGCGGAGGAGCGTCGGCAAAGAGCTGGTGGGGCCGGTCGGCCTGCGAGAGCGGGTTCTGCGCCGCCAGGAGCCGCTCGGCCGCCGAGCCGTGCCGCTCGCCCTTGGAATCCTTCTTGAAGGCGTAGGACACGGTGATGGGGCGGTTGCAGAGGTACTGTCCGTTCATCGCCTCGATGGCGGCGTCCGAGGCGTCGAAACTGGCGAAGTTGATGAAGGCGTAGCCCTTGGAGTTGCCCGTGTCGGGGTCTCGCATGATCTTGGGCGTCTGGAGGATGACGCCGAAGGCGCTGAAGGTGTCGTACAGCAGCTTCTCGTCGATCTCGGGGTCCAGGTTGCCGATGAAGATGTTGGCGCCCACGTCCAGGTTTTTGTTGTGGGCCGAGGCTTTGTTCACGCGGATGGGCTTCCCGTACAGCTTGATCATGTTCATGATCTTGATGGCGTAATCCGCGTCCTCCTCGCTGAGGAACTCCACAAACCCGTAACCTAaaacaaacccccccaaaaGAAGAGCTTTAGAGCCACACGGCTCGCCCGACCCTGCTTGATTTAGTCACAGAAAAAATCAGTCAaacaatcattttggttggaaaagaccctcgagatcactgagtccaaccacaagCTCACTCCAGCACTAACCCCGGGCGCCTCACCTACACGAGGCCGCGCTCCGGACGGGACGATGGTTTTGCGGGGGATCATCTCTCCCTGCTGTAATTTTTCTCTGGCCATCCCCAGGTAAAATATTTCACTCGACATGCagatttttagaggaaaaagaacCAGTCACAGCTCACCTTGGTGCTGGCCGGTGACCCGATCCTTGGGCATGTGGGTGTTGACCACGGGTCCCGCCTGCAGAAACAGCTCCCAGAGCAGCGGCTCGCTGACCTTCTCGTCCAGCCCCCCCACGTACACGGTGGCGTCTGCACAggaatttcaaataattttacaatAAATGAGCTAAAGCCGTGAGCGGGAAGCTGGAAATCTCGGCTGCGTGAGGACTGGAGGGCTCGGTGCTGCCAGCGCTGGTGTCACAGGATCAGGGCGTGAGGGGCTGAGGGGCctcaaagcccatccagtgcaaccccccatggagcaggaacacccagatgaggtgacacaggaaggtgtccagggggttggaatgtctgcacagaaggagactccacaaccccctgggcagcctgggccaggctctgccaccctcaccccaacaagttgcttctcatcttccagcggaacctcctgtgttgcagtttgcacccattgccccttgtcccaCCACTGGGCCGccacccccccagcccagccgaccctggtgtcccagagccCCCGCGCCCCGTCCCCCCCGCGCCCCTCACCCTGGTTCCTCTCGGATATCGGCCCCGCCGCCATCTTCTCCCACCGCCCGCTCCCGCGCGCGCGGCGCCGCCGTCACACAACGCCGAGCGTCGTGACGTCAGACGCAAACCCCACCCCCTCGCGTCGGCGTGATGCCGTCAACCCCGGAAGTGGCGTCACGGCTGAGCGCGGCGAAGGCGCCGCGGCCATCTTGGGTGTGGGCGGGCAGGCGGGCGTTGCCGCCCTTCTGTCGCGATATCCCCGGTCGCGACGGGCGGTGACGTCACCGCCAGGGCCAGGAGCGCTGCCCCAGCGCTGTGGGTCCTCAGTGCCGGGGAATCCCAGTGCCAGGCGATCCCTGTGCCAGGAGATCCCAGTGCTGGCAGATCCCAGTGTGGAGGGGATCCCAGTGCTGAATGATCCAGTGCCAGGAGATCCCAGTGCTGAGAGATCCCATTTCCGGTGGATCCCATTTCCACGAGATCCCATTTCCGGTGGATCCCGTTTCGGGGGAGCCCCGCGCCCCGGTCCCACCCCAGCCCCCATTGGGGGTCCCCCGCCCCCTCTCGGCCACACGCGGTCACACCAAACTGCACTTTAATGGGTTCGGGGGGCACACGGGCCCCCAGACCGCCCCGCCCCCCGGCGGGTCCCATCCTGTCCCGCCCTCGGCACCGCGGGTCCCGGAGCCCGCGTGGCTGGAGGGAGCGCGGGGTCACcgggagggcggggggggggtgtcGGTGGCCTCGGCGGGGGGGCCCGTGGCCCCCCAGGTGCGCAGCCggtcctgcagcagcatcaGCTCCTCGGCCAGCGCCGCGGGGGACGGGGCCAAGCGCCCGCGCTGcggggacagacggacacgggCTGGACGGACGGACACGGGGGCGGATGGACACGAGTTGGGAAGGGTGGACACAGGGACAGGCGGACACGGGGTGGGATGGACAGACACGGGGTGGGATGGACGGACACAGGGTGGGATGGACGGACACGGGGTGGGATGGACGGACACAGGGTGGGATGGACGGACACGGGGTGGGATGGACAGACACGGGGTGGGATGGACAGACACGGGGTGGGATGGACGGACGCAGGGTGGGATGGACAGACACGGGGTGGGATGGACGGACACGGCGTGGGATGGACGGACACACGTCAGGATAGACATGGGGACAGGTGGACATGGGGATGGATGGACATGGGTTGGGATGGACGGACATGGGGTGGGATGGACAGATACAGGGATGGACAGACATGGGGTGGGATGGACGGACATGGGGTGGGATGGACAGATACAGGGATGGACAGACATGGGGTGGGATGGACGGACATGGGGTGGGATGGACAGACATGGGTTGGG encodes the following:
- the SF3B4 gene encoding splicing factor 3B subunit 4, with amino-acid sequence MAAGPISERNQDATVYVGGLDEKVSEPLLWELFLQAGPVVNTHMPKDRVTGQHQGYGFVEFLSEEDADYAIKIMNMIKLYGKPIRVNKASAHNKNLDVGANIFIGNLDPEIDEKLLYDTFSAFGVILQTPKIMRDPDTGNSKGYAFINFASFDASDAAIEAMNGQYLCNRPITVSYAFKKDSKGERHGSAAERLLAAQNPLSQADRPHQLFADAPPPPSVPTPVVTTLGPGVTPPGLPPPGSFPPPVPPPGALPPGLPPAMPPPPMPPGAGAPGPPTGAAPAGAHPPHPHAFPPGGMHHPGMPPMQVHHGPPGMGQHHPGPPGSAGQPPPRPPPGMPHPGPPPMGMPPRGPHFGSPMGHPGPMPHHGMRGPPPLMPPHGYNGPPRPPPYGYQRVPLPPRPAQRPPGVPPRGPLRGPLP